The following proteins are encoded in a genomic region of Papaver somniferum cultivar HN1 unplaced genomic scaffold, ASM357369v1 unplaced-scaffold_10, whole genome shotgun sequence:
- the LOC113326519 gene encoding uncharacterized protein LOC113326519 has product METEQKIHTFIWKVLHNGLAVYGNLTKFNTHISNICSLCNSEEETVQHLLFSCQFSKAVFQASPLHIDIPMDTSSMDIIQFWLSQTDQNANKWQAPPPYHIKINVDAAYLDGKGAATAVAIDSSGRHLGSEAFCFDSFSSMVA; this is encoded by the exons ATGGAAACTGAACAAAAAATTCATACTTTTATATGGAAGGTTCTTCATAATGGGCTGGCAGTTTACGGTAACTTAACAAAGTTCAACACTCATATTTCAAATATTTGTTCTCTTTGTAACTCTGAAGAGGAAACTGTTCAACATTTGTTGTTCTCCTGTCAGTTCTCTAAGGCAGTTTTTCAAGCTAGCCCTTTGCATATCGATATTCCAATGGATACTTCATCGATGGACATTATTCAATTTTGGTTAAGCCAAACTGATCAG AATGCAAATAAATGGCAAGCTCCTCCACCATACCATATCAAGATTAATGTAGATGCAGCTTACTTAGATGGAAAAGGTGCTGCAACGGCTGTAGCAATAGACTCGTCCGGTAGGCATTTGGGCAGCGAAGCTTTTTGCTTTGACTCTTTCTCATCGATGGTTGCATAG